Proteins encoded in a region of the Methanofollis tationis genome:
- a CDS encoding RNase J family beta-CASP ribonuclease, translating into MDIEIVTVGGYNEVGRNMTAVRCGKEIVIFDMGIRLDQIMIHEDAELENMHSLDLIEIKAIPDDTMMNTVEGSVKAIVCTHGHLDHIGAIPKLAHRYNAPIIGTPYTVELIKQQIQGEQKFGVNNKVQVLRPGQRFRISQNITLEFVKMQHSIIDTVMAVLHTKDGAIVYANDFKLDRTPVLGDPPDLARLRQIGKEGVIALVVESTNIEKKGKCPSERIARDLVRDTMTSYEDDKGAMIVSTFSSHISRIKTIAECAHEMGRKPVLLGRSMERYSTTAEQLKLVSFPPTLSVFGNRRTVDRTLRHILKTGKDKFVPIVTGHQGEPGAILTRIAQGDTPYKVEKGDKILFSAKVIPNPMNYGQRHLVETLLRMKGARIHDELHVSGHAYREDHYELIHLLNPQHIIPSHGDIDMTGGYLKFAEGCGYTLNNDIHLMRNGQRLLLK; encoded by the coding sequence ATGGATATTGAGATTGTTACAGTGGGCGGCTACAACGAAGTCGGTCGAAACATGACCGCCGTCCGCTGCGGAAAGGAGATCGTCATCTTCGATATGGGCATCAGGCTCGACCAGATCATGATCCACGAGGATGCCGAACTCGAGAACATGCACTCCCTCGACCTGATCGAGATAAAGGCAATCCCCGACGACACGATGATGAACACCGTGGAGGGGAGCGTGAAGGCGATCGTCTGCACGCACGGCCACCTCGACCATATCGGGGCGATCCCGAAGCTCGCGCACCGGTACAACGCCCCGATCATCGGGACACCCTACACCGTCGAGCTGATCAAACAGCAGATCCAGGGCGAGCAGAAGTTCGGGGTGAACAACAAGGTGCAGGTCCTGCGGCCCGGCCAGCGCTTCCGCATCTCCCAGAACATCACCCTGGAATTTGTCAAGATGCAGCACTCGATCATCGATACGGTGATGGCTGTCCTCCACACAAAGGACGGGGCGATCGTCTATGCAAACGATTTCAAACTCGACCGGACGCCGGTGCTCGGCGACCCGCCCGACCTCGCCCGCCTCCGCCAGATCGGCAAGGAGGGTGTGATCGCCCTCGTTGTCGAGTCGACGAACATCGAAAAGAAGGGGAAATGCCCGAGCGAGCGGATCGCCCGCGACCTGGTGCGCGACACGATGACCAGTTATGAGGACGACAAAGGCGCCATGATCGTTTCGACCTTCTCGTCCCATATCTCGCGGATCAAGACGATCGCCGAGTGTGCTCATGAGATGGGAAGAAAGCCCGTCCTCCTCGGCCGCTCGATGGAGCGCTACTCCACGACCGCCGAGCAGTTAAAACTCGTCTCTTTCCCGCCGACGCTCTCGGTCTTCGGGAACAGGCGGACGGTAGACCGGACGCTTCGTCACATCTTAAAGACCGGCAAGGACAAGTTCGTCCCGATCGTCACCGGCCACCAGGGCGAGCCCGGGGCGATCCTGACCAGGATTGCACAGGGCGACACACCGTACAAGGTCGAGAAGGGTGACAAGATCCTCTTCTCGGCAAAGGTGATCCCGAACCCGATGAACTATGGCCAGCGCCACCTCGTCGAGACGCTCCTGCGGATGAAGGGCGCACGGATCCACGACGAACTCCACGTGAGCGGCCATGCCTACCGGGAGGATCACTACGAATTGATCCATCTCTTAAACCCCCAGCACATCATCCCGTCCCATGGGGACATCGACATGACCGGCGGCTACCTGAAGTTCGCCGAGGGGTGCGGATATACCCTGAACAACGATATCCACCTGATGAGGAACGGGCAGCGGCTCCTGCTCAAATAA
- a CDS encoding polyprenyl synthetase family protein, producing the protein MNDLETYLEATAGTVDMALDRYFGDVFGELYKAGAHLLLAGGKRLRPAVLLLAAETVRPGSSDDLMSAALALEMTHTFTLVHDDIMDGDATRRGVPTVHTKWDMPTAILAGDVLYAKAFEYLTHALAEDKARVKAVAMLARTCAEICEGQHLDMTFENAGDAVEAADYIEMAAKKTGALYAASAGIGAILAGGNAMQVSALYQYGMNAGIAFQIQDDLIDLLAPPEKSGKDRGSDLREGKQTLVAIIAREQGLDLTKYRRPLSPAEVDAAIAELEEAGVIAEVRKIAAEKVANARQSLKVLPDSKQRRYLDELVEFFVTRSF; encoded by the coding sequence ATGAACGATCTGGAGACCTATCTTGAGGCGACCGCCGGCACGGTCGATATGGCCCTTGACCGGTATTTTGGAGACGTGTTTGGCGAACTTTACAAGGCCGGAGCTCACCTGCTCCTTGCAGGCGGAAAACGCCTGCGTCCTGCGGTGCTGCTCCTCGCGGCCGAGACGGTGAGGCCGGGGAGTTCTGACGACCTGATGAGCGCCGCCCTCGCCCTTGAGATGACGCACACCTTCACCCTTGTCCATGACGATATCATGGACGGGGACGCCACCCGCCGGGGCGTGCCGACGGTCCATACAAAATGGGACATGCCGACGGCGATCCTGGCAGGCGACGTCCTCTACGCAAAGGCCTTTGAGTACCTCACCCATGCGCTTGCCGAGGACAAAGCGCGGGTGAAGGCGGTTGCGATGCTTGCACGGACCTGCGCGGAGATCTGCGAGGGGCAGCACCTGGACATGACCTTCGAGAACGCCGGGGATGCTGTGGAGGCCGCGGACTATATCGAGATGGCGGCAAAGAAGACCGGGGCACTCTACGCTGCCTCGGCAGGTATCGGCGCTATTCTTGCCGGCGGAAACGCCATGCAGGTGAGCGCCCTCTACCAGTACGGCATGAATGCCGGGATCGCCTTCCAGATCCAGGACGACCTCATCGATCTCCTGGCGCCTCCGGAGAAGAGCGGGAAGGACCGGGGCTCGGATCTCCGCGAGGGGAAGCAGACGCTCGTCGCCATCATCGCCCGCGAGCAGGGGCTTGACCTTACGAAGTACCGCCGCCCGCTCTCGCCCGCCGAAGTCGACGCCGCCATCGCCGAACTGGAGGAGGCCGGCGTGATCGCAGAGGTGCGCAAGATTGCCGCGGAGAAGGTGGCGAACGCCCGGCAGTCCCTGAAAGTGCTGCCCGACTCGAAACAGCGCAGGTATCTCGACGAACTCGTAGAGTTTTTCGTGACACGGAGTTTTTAG